Proteins encoded within one genomic window of Theobroma cacao cultivar B97-61/B2 chromosome 7, Criollo_cocoa_genome_V2, whole genome shotgun sequence:
- the LOC18593973 gene encoding hevamine-A, protein MAIKSAISLAFISSVILMLIVGIDAGGIAIYWGQNGNEGTLAETCATGNYDFVNIAFLPTFGNGQTPMINLAGHCDPYSNGCTSLGSDIKSCQAKGIKVMLSLGGGAGSYYLASSKDARQVATYLWNNFLGGQSSSRPLGDAVLDGIDFDIEGGTNQHWDDLASYLSRYSTHGKKVYLTAAPQCPFPDAWVGGALKTGLFDYVWVQFYNNRQCQYTPGDIANLEDAWKQWTTDVPATKIFLGLPASPEAAGSGFIPVSDLTSQVLPAIKGSAKYGGVMLWSKYYDDQSGYSSAIKNDV, encoded by the coding sequence ATGGCAATTAAGTCTGCAATCTCACTAGCATTCATCAGCTCAGTCATTCTGATGCTAATTGTTGGTATCGATGCTGGTGGCATAGCAATCTACTGGGGTCAGAATGGAAATGAGGGTACATTGGCAGAGACGTGTGCCACAGGCAACTATGACTTTGTGAACATAGCTTTCCTTCCAACCTTTGGCAATGGTCAGACTCCCATGATCAACCTTGCTGGTCATTGTGATCCTTACAGCAATGGATGCACTAGTTTAGGCTCTGACATCAAATCATGTCAAGCAAAAGGAATAAAAGTAATGCTTTCACTTGGAGGAGGAGCAGGGAGCTACTACCTTGCCTCATCCAAGGATGCTCGACAGGTTGCAACCTATTTGTGGAACAACTTCTTGGGGGGACAATCCTCCTCTCGCCCTCTAGGAGATGCTGTCTTGGATGGAATTGATTTTGATATTGAAGGAGGAACAAACCAACATTGGGATGATCTTGCAAGCTACCTCTCCAGGTATAGCACACATGGTAAGAAAGTATACTTGACAGCAGCTCCTCAGTGCCCATTCCCTGATGCTTGGGTTGGGGGTGCCCTTAAGACTGGCCTTTTTGACTATGTTTGGGTGCAATTCTATAACAACCGTCAATGCCAATACACACCAGGTGATATTGCAAACCTAGAAGATGCATGGAAACAATGGACTACAGATGTTCCTGCTACCAAAATTTTCTTAGGACTTCCTGCATCACCTGAGGCAGCTGGTAGTGGCTTTATCCCTGTATCCGATCTTACTTCTCAAGTACTTCCTGCCATCAAAGGTTCTGCCAAGTATGGAGGCGTGATGCTGTGGTCTAAGTACTATGATGATCAAAGTGGATACAGTTCTGCCATTAAAAATGATGTCTAG
- the LOC18593975 gene encoding uncharacterized acetyltransferase At3g50280, with protein MGYIQFISNSIVRAANPKKEVQRIELAPWDLMFLAMDYAPKGLLYYKLKLKKEGELGETIVHQLKTSLSQTLDYFSPLAGRLATIELEDNTSSFFIDCNNAGVLFVHAAANGITISDIIGPSAVPSFVRTLFQLNEVKNYESTSQPLLAIQVTELADGIFISCTYNHVVVDGTSFVHFFNCWAEISRGSIELAKPPALQRWFPNGIEGPVGIPNSYLTYGHDFIPPCLQVRFFHFTKASIANLKAKANAEVGTDKISSLQALLSHIWRTVIRCKNLDPVEETNFFLPVSAKSRLYQLSQQYIGNAMQGKVITMKVKDLLEKGLGNAAWEINKSIASQSEEKMTTFLESWKESPLLLTAGLASTVSNLLVLGGSPRFDYYSVDFGWGRPIAIRSGVGNKHDGKITVYGGLEEGSMDIEACFIPETLQALANCKEFMNSVATQS; from the coding sequence ATGGGATATATTCAATTCATATCTAATAGCATTGTTCGAGCTGCCAACCCCAAGAAGGAAGTTCAAAGGATCGAGTTAGCTCCCTGGGATCTCATGTTCCTTGCTATGGACTATGCGCCAAAGGGACTTCTCTATTACAAGCTGAAACTCAAAAAAGAGGGAGAGTTAGGAGAGACCATAGTCCACCAATTGAAAACCTCCCTTTCACAAACGCTAGATTACTTTTCTCCCCTTGCAGGCCGCCTTGCAACCATTGAACTTGAGGATAACAcctcttcatttttcattgaCTGCAATAATGCTGGTGTCCTGTTTGTTCATGCTGCAGCTAATGGGATAACTATTTCTGATATCATTGGGCCAAGTGCTGTTCCATCCTTTGTTCGCACATTATTTCAATTAaatgaagttaaaaattatgagAGTACTTCCCAGCCATTACTTGCAATACAAGTCACTGAGCTTGCAGATGGCATCTTCATTAGCTGCACTTACAATCATGTTGTGGTTGATGGCACATCGTTtgtgcatttttttaattgttgggCAGAAATCTCTCGAGGTTCTATTGAATTAGCCAAGCCCCCAGCTCTTCAACGTTGGTTTCCAAATGGTATTGAGGGTCCGGTTGGTATTCCGAACTCTTATCTCACATATGGCCATGACTTCATTCCTCCATGTTTACAAGTAAGGTTTTTTCATTTCACAAAGGCAAGCATTGCAAATCTCAAGGCAAAAGCTAATGCTGAAGTTGGCACAGACAAAATCTCCTCTCTCCAAGCACTCTTATCTCATATTTGGCGAACCGTTATCCGCTGCAAAAATCTTGATCCGGTGGAAGAGACCAATTTCTTCTTACCAGTTAGTGCAAAATCAAGATTGTATCAGCTGTCTCAACAATATATTGGAAATGCGATGCAAGGTAAAGTTATAACAATGAAAGTAAAGGACCTACTAGAAAAAGGGCTCGGAAACGCAGCATGGGAAATAAACAAGTCTATTGCGTCACAGTCGGAAGAAAAGATGACGACTTTCCTGGAATCATGGAAGGAAAGCCCTCTTCTATTGACAGCAGGCCTAGCAAGTACTGTCAGCAATCTTCTGGTCTTAGGTGGCTCACCTAGGTTTGATTATTATAGTGTTGATTTTGGATGGGGAAGGCCAATTGCAATTCGAAGCGGGGTTGGGAACAAGCATGACGGGAAGATAACAGTGTATGGTGGACTTGAAGAAGGGAGTATGGACATTGAAGCTTGCTTTATACCGGAAACATTGCAGGCCTTGGCAAATTGCAAAGAGTTCATGAATTCAGTCGCAACGCAATCTTAA